Below is a genomic region from Triticum dicoccoides isolate Atlit2015 ecotype Zavitan chromosome 5A, WEW_v2.0, whole genome shotgun sequence.
GCTAAGCTGTAGCCTGTACTCCGCAGAGACTTCATCACAAAACATGACGCAGGAAATGTAATTTATGATGAGTGCGTACGTTATAGGTGCACATTCAGTGTCGAGGCGAGGAACTTAGTAGTTGCATAGTGAAGTCACCGTGTAGCTCGGTTGTCTGACCAGTTCGCAACCGGCCAAGCATTATATAGAAACCAAATAAGTGTACGATCCCACATGCCATGCCTAAATAAATGAATAGATTGCTCAGTTCAGTGGTGCGTTATACTTCATGTTTTGTGCAGAATTTGTGTTGGGTGTAAGAAAATTTTGCGCGCGCTCATATAGTGAGCTTTTGCTCTTTGATTCCTTAAAAAAGAAAAAGTTAGATGAAAGCTAAGCATGAGAGCTGCTCCAAATGAAATCTTCTTCAGCAGTTTGGACTTTTAGTTGAACTGGCTGAAGCCAGTACTAATGGATCCAAAAAAAGTGTTGCAGTTTTGTACAAAAACTACACTTtttttggatcagagggagtacaaagaatgatgcttggaagtttgaacttgtagatgaaCTGGCTGAAGCATGAATTTAATACCAAGTACAAAGAATAAGAATGATACTTGAACCACTGTGCATATGCTGCCCTGGTCGCCTGCACAGCAGATATGCAGGTGACTTTTGCCTCTATTGATCAACCTCGATAGAATTGAACAGACTAAGAGTGGAGATCAGTAATTGACGCAAAGCAAAGTGTTCAGTGCTCATACTGTGAAGAGCAGCGTGCCCGCAGCCCGCAGCCCCACATGTAGGCCCAGAAACGAGGGGGTAaattacactcacccctatgaacgcatacaCACACACCCtatcctatgagcaccttcgagagactgagtcggcatatcatcttgagatttcgaAGTCACTGTAAGCgcttcgtcgtcgacgggaacgtctcctcccactgaacgcgcgTCGccagaaatcctaaaataaattcaggaataatgcgagcattaggacttgaaccctggtggactGGGATATCACTGtcgctctaaccatccaaccacatgttagtTTGCAAATACAAAGCCATCTACAGGCACGAGCGGAAACGGAAGGTTCTTATATTACAAGCTCCTACAGTTTTTATATAATAGAAACTGAAGGCTCCCATCTTTCATATCATAATGCACTTAATTCACAGCCAAACAAAATGGACAACTTCAGAAACATAGATTCAGAATCATGCAGATATGCTTCCGCTTCTCCAACTTATCCACCAGGAACAAGAAATGCAATTCTCGTTGAAGCCGTATGTAGCTTGAAAAGAAACAAATCTGCAAGCATCAAAGCTCCCTGCAAGGTAAGCAAGTAAATGACCGTGTAAGTGCTAAGACAGCCAGTACATGAGATCAGAATTGACACGACCAAACAATGATGCAAACTCCTCCAATCCTCCCAAAGAAAGAATTTTCAGGTTGTGACTTTCTAGCGCTCCCGCAGGAGAAAGCCAAGAGGGGCAATGAAAATACAGCAGCCTGGCCAAATATTATCTAGGACTAAGTTTAGTGTCTGCCATCCTCGTTTAATAAATCAGAATTTATAGGCTACAAAGCTACTTCAGCATGGCAAATGTGCACTATTCAACAAAAACGTGATTATCAGTTGATCACTGAGAGTAGGAATGTATGCCATTCTAAATAATTTGCGTCCTAGTGGAATTAATCAGCATTGCCAATAGATCCAGGCCATTGCCATCATCACCAATTAGTTACTTGCATCTTTGAGCGGCAGAGTGAGCTCACTACGAAGAACAAATGGCCAAAGAAACAGTTCGGCAAATCTTCAACCTTCCTCAACAGAATGATAGGTTCAACCATCTTAGTCAAAAAGAACAACGGAAAACATGCAGGAAAACTTACACTATTTGAGCATTTTCCAAGCCCTTGTTCCAGGCTTTGAGCGTGCTCAAGCATTCCATCTTGAACTTGAGACTCAGCTTAACTCTCAACTCCCCATGAAATCGAGCAAGAATCCACCTCACCGCCCACCATAAACTTTCATTATCACTACCTTTCCTCTTCCCACTTGCAGCTGATTCTGCCCAAAGAAGCTCCGCATTCAGGCATGCAGCTGCAGAGAAATCATTTGACCATTCAGTAAGTATTACAAAGCAAAAATTAACACAACTAAGAAATACGTAGGAGATATGGCAAATATTTTGAGCTGGCTCGTAAGGGTGTTGTGTACGTCTAGTAAATTTATCATCAATGTGTATGCTTTAATAAGACAAATAAACTAAAGCAAACTAGCATGGCATTCAATCAAGTAATCAGCAATCGACATGCCAGATGTTTCACGAAAAGGAAAAGAGAAGTACCTAGGAGGCACAGAGGGAGTACTTTTATTTCTCATTAGTTTTTTTAGGGAAAATTCTCATTAGTTTATGGTGGCTCGGCAGTGTGTGATGTGCAGCTCCATCGTCTAGAGTAAgggaaaaagtccaaaacaaaTCTTAAAATTGTAGGGGAAAGCTAAACCAAACCCCGAACTCTCAATCCCTGAAATCAGCGCACCAAACTCTctaatcccggtctattttaaacctttAGAGGATTTGCCGGGATCTGCTGAATTAGGCCGGCCCAGTAGCGCAGTCGCTCACGCGCGCGTACTAATTTGTATTTTCTTAgattttttcttttatgttttcttttcttttaaatTTTTACACATGTCTATTTTTTCTCAGTACCGAATATACATTTTTAACGCACACATTAAATATTTGATAAacttttgatattttcaaatacaTTATGGACATTTTTTAATTAACTgttttcaaaacttttttgaatacatggtaataTTTTTCCAAATACATGTCATACATTTTATTAATGAAAATAAACATTTTACAAAACTACACGAACACTCTTTTACatggttcaacatttttaaatttgCATACACTTTTTTCAAACACATGTCACGTATATTCTGTTAAGGTTATGACACATTTTTTTACAACACGCAAATTTTTTTACATTGTACAAATAGTGTTCacactttaaaattttgttcaggaTTCATACAAAATTTATGTTCCAAAAAGTGTTTGCACTTTAATTTTTTTTCTGGTTTAAAAGAATGTTTATGTTTCAAAAGGTGTTCTCTTTCTGAAAATTGTTGGTTTTTTAAAAGTATTCGAAATTTTCAAAAACGCACTTTTATAAAAGGTGCGAAGATTTCAGAAATAAATACGTTTTCAATACTTATTTGCCCCTAAttttttttcaaagtttgacgCTTTGGTTTCAAATTAAATATTTTCGGCCTCTTATTATAAGTCATAGTCGTCTGGTGTAGTGGCTAACCAAATTAGGTCAACCCTCCCAGGTCCCAAGTTTAAATCCACGGTTTTTCTCTTTTGGAATTATTACATCGCGccttaagaaaaagaaagaaataattTCTATGGTGCGTGATAAGGAAAAAAACTCGCTTTAtatctggtgggccggcccagtcgagtGAGCGACCAATAATCTGAAACATTTTTCAAAAACATTATTTACGGTATAATTTATGAAATTCCAAAAACATTATTCAAAAAATGTGACATAATTCTGAAAATCCGAAACATTTTTCATAGCATGTGAAAAACTGatggaattctgaacatttttgacAAATGTGAATTTTTTTGAAACCGTAAACAGTTTTTAAAATGCGAATAGAATTTCAGAATTACAAATATGTTTTTAAAAACACAAAATGAATTTAATTCGTGCCGAACAtataaaacatgaacatattttaacttctgaacaattttagaaatgtgtgaacattttttaaacttcaTGAATTCTTTTTGTGTTATAGTGGGTCGGCCCAAATTCTTGTCCGTGAGAGTAGCTGGTTATCCCGGCCGGGATTGTTGTATTCCCGGTGTGCCAAACAGGTCTAGGGTCGAAAATAGACTGGAATTACAAGTTTAGAGTGCCAATTTCCGGAATTCAAAGTTTAGTgtttgatttagctttcgtctacaacttggtttattttggactttttcctAGAGTAAGCCCATAAAGATATTGCCGGCCCAGGCCCTACGAAAAATCAGCCCAGGTTGTAGGCAGCCCAGACCAGGAAACCGATACACCCCCTTAACAAAAAAGGAAACGGATACATAGGCGAACCGTCTCGCGGACGGAACAAACCAAACGGACAAGAGAAGCGGAGCGAGGCATGGCGAGATTAACGAGAGCGAggggccgccgcccgcgccgccgcggcgCCTCGTTCTCGCCGCCTGTCCCCGTCTCGGCAGCTCCGCCGGCCGGGCGGTCCCCTACTCTAGTACCTCCCCGGTCCCCCACCCTCGCCCCACTCCgtgccttcctcgccttctccgccGCTATTCCCAGACAGGACCTCGTCGGCCTCTCCGCTGCGCCGCCGCGATGAAGCTGGAGCCCGGCATGTCGGCCCTCGTcaccggcggcggctccggcattGGTAAGGACACACCTCCTTGCCAATGCCAGTCGCGTTCCGTTCTCTGTGGCCGGATTGGGCTTCACACCCTTGCCTATTACATGCCCCAAAAGTCACAATTAAATTGATTTGGTGTAGTGGAACAAGAGATTTCGCTAGATATATTGCACGGTCTAACTGTCCTTGTTTGTTCTTCAAGGGAAAGCGCTTTGCATTGCTCTTGCGCACAAGGGTCTATTTGTGACTGTCGTCGATTTCTCTGAAGAACACGGAGGACAAGTTGCGTCATTGGTTCAAAAGGGAAGCAGCCAGATTCATGGAGATTCTAAAGTTCCATCTGCTATGTTCATCAAGTGTGATGTTACTGATGCAGGTAAGTGGAAGCAGGTAGCAGCAATTAATTGGCCTGCTACAACATAACTTTTGATCCAAACTTATAGCTTGGCTATGTTGCTGTAATGAAAAAGGGTTCAGGCTGGCTTTTGCCTAACGCAGTTTGCTAGAAATTGGAGGCAACAGTTAACATAACATCACAACTGAAGTCATTAATGACATTACACTGGTAGATCATAATTAATGCCATCCAATAATTTGTTCAAGCGTCAAATGGCATTACATTGGTAGAGCGTAATTAATGTCATTCGATAATTTGTTCAAGCGTCAAAGGAAGTATAGCTCATTACTTCATTGACACAATGTTACAAACATAAGATTTGTTTCAAGCATCACATTTTTTTTTTGCATACATTTGTTCCTGAATAAATTTGGCATCACATAATTTTTTAAATATAGATATTGCTTTCTTGTGCTCTCATGAAACCTCAATTTGCTTTCCAACAGGTCATTTTGTTATGGTGGATTTATTCTTTCATGGGCATTCTATCACTCGCCTTATGTTTTGAAACAGATTACTTGCCTTATGGTTTTGACGATTGACTGAAAGTGTAATTTTCCTTGCCCTCTATGTTGCCATGATCTTATGGTCACACTGATTTTATGTCTAGATGCTCTTGCTGCTGCTTTTGGGAAACATGTAAACTTGTATGGTGGATTAGATGTCTGCATCAACTGTGCTGGATTTGTCAACAAATCCTTAGTTTATGATGATACATCCAATGGAACCAAGACATGGAGGCGTGCTGTAAATGTGAACCTTGTTGCTGTTATTGATGGTACTCGCATTGCAGTAAGTCCACTGCTGACAATTTTTGAGTAAATTTTTCAAGTTAATTTAGTACTATTTATTAACTCAAACTATCTGTAGTAACAGAGTGCTGGTACTGTCCGCCATCTATTAACTTAGGTAGAGCATTATGGAGATGTGTATGGGCTACAATTTCTGTTGATGCGGTTGTTTAGGAGAAAAGAAAGTGTTGGATTTACCTCCCATGTTTTCATTACCGGAGGATGGAAGGCATAATACCTTTTTTGTCATCATATTGCATGTCGGGTTTCCTTGAGAGCAAGAGACAAGATATAACTTTGAACCAATGAAGATTAAACAATCAGGCTTGCATTATTCATGGAGTTTGAATTCTTTATTAGTGCAATATTTGAAAAGAAATATCAATTGCACGAATGGTTATTTGCAAACTACTTATGGTTCAAAGAGCAAGAGAAATATCACTCCCTGTAAATTGCACATGTACACTACTTATGGTTGGATTTGTTCACTGCAGACTCAAATGATGCGTGCACAGAAGAAGCCTGGTGCCATAATAAATATTGGTTCAGTTGCTGGCTTATACCCTATGCACTATGAACCCATATATAGTGGGACAAAAGGTTGATCTCTCTTCGTTGTATTAAGAAATGTACTTAAAATGGTGACTTTGTTTGTAATGTGTAAGCTGTGATGTGGTGTGTTGACTCTCtttttgaaatttagtgaaggtaaACGTAGGCTGGTATTGTAGTGACAGAAGGTATACACTCCTAAAAAATAGTAATCAAGGTGATTATAAGTCATCATGTCGTACTAAAATAAACATGCTATAAACTCCGGTATCAGGTCATCCTTGTAAAATCGATCTTGCTCTTTAGTGCAATTGTTTGAACTTACTTTTTTTTTTTGCTGTATGTGTATCTTAGTTTTGTGCCTTCCTTTCTTGAACCAAGTTAACGAGTAAGTAATGATCAATGATATCCTTAGAATCTTCATCAGAAATGACCTCCCGAAAGAAATAAACTTCATTGGGGATGGGctattttacttttatcttccaCAACGCTCTACTAAATCAGCTTTGCAGAGCCCCTGTTAATCTGCTAAAAAAACTGGTGAACTATGTATATATACGATGTAGAAGTCGATAATCTTTTCAGCCATCTTAATATGCATGTATGAACATGGATATCTACACTATAAAGTGGACTGCAGAGAGTTGATGTACTCGTTTGCTTCTGTGTTAAAATGTAGCATTCCCTTTTTCAATTTTAAATTAGCTGCTTTAATATGTGTTTTCTTTCAGAGATTGCTAATTGGTTAAAAAAAGGTGTATGTGTTGTAGGCACTAGGCAGACTGAAATTGCTTTTGCAGTAAGTTAGACATATCATTTATTAACAGTCAAAACTTGTACATAAGTTCATGTTGGCTATGTAAAGTGCTCCGTGTTGACATCAGCTGCACTATTACTACAAACTAATTATGTGTTCCTTCTATATAATGTATGATCTATTTTATGCACAATATGACCTCAAACTTCATCTGCAGGTGGTGTGATTATGTTTACAAGATCACTTGCTCCATTAAAACGGCACGGCATTCGTGTCAATGTGATCTGCCCTGAGGTATTAATAATTTGCATGAGGCAAGAGAAATACTTAGCATTGTATCTGTGACATACTCACTTATTGactcgcactattgtacttacattCAGACCGTGCCTATTTTTCTGTGCTACAGTTGTGAGCATATTTTTGACCGAGAGTGGTACTGTGCAGTGCATTGTATTTTCCATTGCATAAATTTGTGCGGATGGGAAAACTTAGATTGAATAGCCAGTGTGACTGCTCACTGTAAGGTCATCGGCCAGAGCCATTTTAGGGCCCTGACCAGGGCTCTTTTCGAATGACCCATGCACAATTAGAACCTTGTACAATTTTCGTTCTTTAGCCGAGTTAAATTTGAATGGTACATAGTTCAGTTTTTTAAAAGCAAACAGCATGACTGTGTGGACCAATTTTATTCACTGTTCCATCTGCGAAAACTAGCTGATGTTAGTGAGTTGATATCCACATTTCGTAGTTGATGACAGATGGAGCATATTTTAGATGCTGCAAGTCATGATAACTTTATATTTATCGTAAACATAGTAGCTTATTATTTTATTCTAACAAATATATTGGACTGGTGTATGCAGTTTGTCCAAACAAATATGGGAGAACAAGTAAACCGCGTATTAGTAGATGCGCTTGGTGGGTTTTTGAAGATGGAGGATGTTATTAATGGTACTGTGTTTCTCACATAGTTCAGTTAatcaaaaaatatatttttgcctACATCTGGTGTCTCAGGATTACAGGTTACAGTTAGCCTTAGATAAGTTGAGACTGGGTGTTTTAATTGATGATGAAATCATGAAAATGAACATGGATGGTTGTGTTGTTTTTCCGTGTGAAACATGTGCATCCATTATTACAAACTATTAACTAAGTTTGGAAATAACTGACGTGTTCCTAGACTTGTAAAGTATATTGCTTGTGTTCCTGAACTAAAAAAATGCAGGTTTAATTGAATGCCAAATAGGTTTAACTCAAAGCATTGAGTTGTTAAATTACATATGTTTTATCTTTTATTATAATCAGTCCCTTGGCTATGGCAGCCCTATGTGCCAGGTCGGTACTAGGTACTGCTCTCCTGCCTTCACTACCTTTCTACAAGTGCAGTCCTCAAGTTCCTGCCTGAAGTAGCACTGTGCAAGCTTAGAGACCTACTAAACTATTTTGATATCTATGGACCTACTTATATATAGGTCTATATCTTTTGCCTATGATGCTCTAACTTTTTTCTCCATGTTATCTGAAGGGATATGATGTCTTCTGTTTGGATTAGGTGCATTTGAGCTTATAGAAGATGAGAGCAAGGCTGGTGCCTGCCTTTGGATATCTAAAAGGAGAGGCATGGTGTACTGGCCAACATCAGAGGAAGAAAAGAAGTATTTGGTGTATGCCACAAAGTCAAAAATGACAGTAACAAAGAATAGATTCCCCAGCATCCAGACACCTGAATTCTTCGAGAAGATGTAAGTAATCCTGCTATGTTCTATCCATATTTCTCTAAGGACTTGTCAAATATCCTCACAAAGAAACAGCAACGTGTCAGTATTACTCTATTTGTTCTTTTATCCATACCTAAAATGCTTAAAGTCACTACTCTGATCCCTTAAGCAGACGGTGAGCAAACTTTTGTTtgcactttttttgcaaaactgcagCTATGCATTGATGGGTATGATTTTATGAACGTCCTGACTTTTTTTGGGAGTTCAATTTTTTTTAAAGCTAAGGATGTTGAAACATAATCTTACATTATGTTGTATTTGTTTTTGGAGTTGCTCAATAATACCAAGTCGCTTGAAATTAATTTAGCATATGACAGGAGGAAATAATTTCCATAATATCCTTAGTCGATTTAGTCATTCGTAGtattttatttgagttcatcttgtctATCTTTCTTTCACGGATTTTTTCCAAAGTCATTTGATTTTTTCCTCTACTGTTATTTCCATTGTAGTCAAAGTTTATTATAAAAATCAATATTATATTATATTAATTTTCTCTCTCTCATTGGTTCTTGGACCCAACACGTTCCTTACCTTGCTTGTTGTCGGTCTATCTCATTCGCGTATGTGCTAAAGCATCTCTCTATTctcttgtttttttttctctttcttccttTGCCTTTCTATTCCGGACAGCCAGCGCAGCAATTAGGCCCAAGGCCCATTCCAGCCAGGTGCAGCAGCCGCACAGTCCACCTGGCCAGCTGATCGAGCGAAGCGTCCTCCACCTCCCGCACGCACGTACGTACATAACAAAAACATCCATGGCTGCCGCCTCATCTACTTGTTGCCCCATCACTTCTAGGCCTCTTTACTCCTTATCATTAACACAAAAAAATTATGCCCCATCCAACCACGAATTCATGCAGACTAATTGTTCCACGCATGGTCTTAATCCCACGCAAGAAACTGACGCACCGAATGCCAGCCGTTGGCATTCATCACTTGATCTCCCTCTCCCGGCCATCATTCTTCGAACCACTCGTGTCACTATGTTCGTTGGTTTTTATAGAGGAGGTCCAGACGAACATAGTGATGTGAGTGGTTTGGAAAATAATGGCCGGGAGAGGGAGATCAAGTGATGAATGCCAACGGCTGGCATTCGATGAATCAGTTTTTTGCCTGGGATTAAGACCATTATGCGTGGAACAATTAGTTTGAATGAATTTGTGTTGGATGGGGCATAATTTTTGTGTTGTGTTGATGGCAAGGAGTAAAGAGGCCTAGAAGTGATGGCGCAAGGAGTAGATGAGGCGGCAGCCATGGACGTTTCTGTTATGTAAGTGCGTGCGGGAGGTGGAAGACGCTTCGCTCGATCAGCTGGCCGAGTGGGCTGTGCGGCTGCTGCACCTCGCTGGAATGGGCCTAATTGCTGCACTGGCTGTCCAGAGTAGAAAGGGAaaggaagaaagagaaaaaaacaagAGAATAGAGAGACGCTTTGGTACATACGTGTCCAAGACCAATGAGAGAGAGAATCAATATAATATTAACTTTTAGAATATTTTTTTACTGCACTGGAAATAACAGTAGAGGAAAAAAACAAATGACTTTGTAAAAATTCCGTGAAAAAAGATagacaagatgaactcaaataaaatactaaatcgacTCAGGATATTATGGAAATTATTTTCCTCCAAACGACTTGATATTGATTTGAGCAACTCCAAAAATAAATACAATATAATATAAGATTATGTTGCAACACCCTTAGCTTTTTTGTTTTAGAAAAAATTGAACTCCCAAAAAATTCAGGATATTTCATTTTATCAGATGCGCCGTCTCTCCCTACTGTTCCTGCTAAAAAAAAGATTTGCTGTCCCTTTACTGAATAATTTATCAGCCATTTTGCATCTTTAAAAAATCTTGGCCAGTTAACATACTTTAACATCTGTAGTAGAGAATATGCGAGTCCATTTCTTGGACATGATATGCATGCCAATTTCTTAAATCTTTATTATGCATCGCCTCCTACAGCTCCAAATTGTTAGTTGTATAATACTTTACATTTAGCTGTTTAATGTGCCCATTTTAGAAGGGGGGTTCTGTATATTTACCACACATTTACGTGCATAAACTTAGCTTATGGCCTCGTagaaatacaagttgcatattttcTCACATGGTAGAGCCAAGAGTCTTCAGTTCAAGACCCGGTTTCGAAGAAATTGATCAGGGGAAAAGAAAAGAAACTGAAACCAATCTGGATGAGAGGAGAGCACGAGTTGTGCGTGCGGGGAAAAAAATCCAGATCTGATGTCATGTAAAGTTGCATGTACTGGTCAGTTCACCCAAAAGCGCAAGTTAATGAAGAAAGGTGGGCAATGCGCTTCATGTGGTCTTGTGTGCAGGATTAATTGATTGCACTTCAACATTTGCCTTCTGAACTTCGGTTGGTGGATTTCTTNNNNNNNNNNNNNNNNNNNNNNNNNNNNNNNNNNNNNNNNNNNNNNNNNNNNNNNNNNNNNNNNNNNNNNNNNNNNNNNNNNNNNNNNNNNNNNNNNNNNNNNNNNNNNNNNNNNNNNNNNNNNNNNNNNNNNNNNNNNNNNNNNNNNNNNNNNNNNNNNNNNNNNNNNNNNNNNNNNNNNNNNNNNNNNNNNNNNNNNNNNNNNNNNNNNNNNNNNNNNNNNNNNNNNNNNNNNNNNNNNNNNNNNNNNNNNNNNNNNNNNNNNNNNNNNNNNNNNNAACTTCGTCAAAGCACAGCCCTGTCAGTTCTTACCATGGTAGAATGTTTGTATGGATATTGAAAATTGTGTCTGCTACTAATAGTGTCTGTCTTTTCATGATGGTTCTGTAGAACGGTTCACACGCTCAGCCATAATTTCCGCAATGCTACAAGAATTGATCGTGTGCGGCTGAGATTGCCCATGGAACCACATAGTGCTCTTGTTAAAATAATATACGCTGGTGTAAATGCTAGTGACGTAAGTCCT
It encodes:
- the LOC119301843 gene encoding prostaglandin reductase-3-like, with protein sequence MKLEPGMSALVTGGGSGIGKALCIALAHKGLFVTVVDFSEEHGGQVASLVQKGSSQIHGDSKVPSAMFIKCDVTDADALAAAFGKHVNLYGGLDVCINCAGFVNKSLVYDDTSNGTKTWRRAVNVNLVAVIDGTRIATQMMRAQKKPGAIINIGSVAGLYPMHYEPIYSGTKGGVIMFTRSLAPLKRHGIRVNVICPEFVQTNMGEQVNRVLVDALGGFLKMEDVINGAFELIEDESKAGACLWISKRRGMVYWPTSEEEKKYLVYATKSKMTVTKNRFPSIQTPEFFEKITVHTLSHNFRNATRIDRVRLRLPMEPHSALVKIIYAGVNASDVNFTSGRYFSGNAKEASAHLPFDAGFEAVGIVASVGDSVRHIKVGTAVALMTFGGYAEFTVVPAKHLLLVPRPDPEVVAMLTSGLTASISLEKSGQMTSGQVILVTAAAGGTGQFAVQLAKLAGNKVIATCGGGNKAALLASLGVDRVINYQHEKIKDVLKKEFPRGADIVYESVGAEMFDLCLNALAVRGRLIVIGMISQYQGKDGWMPRNYYGLCEKILGKSQTVAGFFLIQYADLWQKHLDKLFDLHASGKLKVSLDPKKFVGVASVADAVEHLHSGRSVGKVVVCMDPAYSQTLAKL